A single region of the Lotus japonicus ecotype B-129 chromosome 4, LjGifu_v1.2 genome encodes:
- the LOC130710446 gene encoding ABC transporter B family member 11-like, whose product MTGDISLDGNVATLQPVADADGKKESKKSKAKDETTNTVPLYKLFSFADPLDQLLMFVGTVGAIGNGISMPLMTLIFGSMINAFGDSSNTKDVVDEVSKVSLKFVYLAAGTFFASLLQLSCWMITGERQAARIRGLYLQTILRQDVSFFDKETNTGEVVGRMSGDTVLIQDAMGEKVGQFIQLMATFVGGFVIAFIKGWLLTVVMLSCIPLLVLSGAMVGVAITKASSNGQAAYSTAASVVEQTIGSIRTVASFTGEKQSIVKYNQSLIKAYKTVVQEALASGLGFGSLYFVVICSYGLAVWFGGKMVIEKGYTGGDVVTVIFAVLTGSMSLGQASPSLSAFAAGQAAAFKMFETIKRKPEIDSYDATGRKLDDIRGDIELREVCFSYPTRPDELIFNGFSLSIPSGTTAALVGQSGSGKSTVVSLIERFYDPRAGEVLIDGINLREFQLKWIRQKIGLVSQEPVLFTCSIKENIAYGKDGATDDEIRAAAELANAAKFIDKLPQGIDTMVGEHGTQLSGGQKQRVAIARAILKDPRILLLDEATSALDAESERIVQEALDRIMINRTTVIVAHRLSTIKNADTIAVIHQGKIVERGSHAELTRDPDGAYSQLIRLQEIKGSGQNAANDTDKQESSVHSGRISNQRSFSSASLSQRSSGVGNSGHHSFSASYGIPPTVGFLEPVGGEASPSTVSSPPEVPLYRLAYLNKPEIPVLLVGTIAAVLNGVILPVFGLLLSKMISIFYEPADELRKDSKVWALVFVGLGVASLVIFPCRFYFFGVAGGKLIKRIREMCFEKLVHMEVSWFDEAEHSSGALGARLSTDAASVRGLVGDALGLLVQNIATAIAGLVIAFVASWQLALVILALVPLLGLNGYFQLKFLQGFSGDSKKLYEEASQVANDAVGSIRTVASFCAEEKVMELYQERCEGPIKTGIRRGIVSGVSFGISFFVLYAVYACSFYAGARLVEDGQTTFSDVFRVFFALSMAAIGISQSGSLAPDSTKAKSAAASIFAILDRKSQIDPSDESGMTLEEVKGEIEFNNVSFKYPTRPDVQIFRDFCLTIHSGKTVALVGESGSGKSTAISLLQRFYDPDSGHITLDGKEIQTLQVKWLRQQMGLVSQEPVLFNETIRANIAYGKGGNATEAEIIAAAELANAHKFISSLQKGYDTIVGERGVQLSGGQKQRVAIARAIVKNPKILLLDEATSALDAESEKVVQDALDRVMVDRTTIVVAHRLSTIKGADLIAVVKNGVIAEKGKHETLLRKGGNYASLVALHTSASSS is encoded by the exons ATGACTGGGGATATCAGTTTGGATGGAAATGTTGCAACTCTTCAACCAGTTGCAGATGCTGATGGAAAGAAGGAATCAAAGAAAAGCAAGGCCAAAGATGAAACCACCAACACAGTACCCTTGTACAAGCTTTTCTCATTTGCTGATCCTTTGGATCAATTATTGATGTTTGTGGGGACTGTGGGTGCTATTGGGAATGGAATCTCCATGCCCTTAATGACTTTGATATTTGGAAGTATGATCAATGCATTTGGAGATtcttcaaacaccaaagatgtTGTTGATGAAGTTTCCAAG GTGTCTCTCAAATTTGTATACTTGGCTGCGGGTACCTTTTTTGCGTCACTTTTGC AATTGTCTTGCTGGATGATCACTGGGGAGAGACAAGCTGCAAGAATTAGAGGCTTATACCTTCAAACAATTTTGAGGCAAGATGTGAGCTTCTTTGATAAGGAAACTAATACTGGAGAGGTTGTTGGAAGGATGTCAGGTGATACAGTTCTTATTCAGGATGCCATGGGTGAGAAG GTGGGACAGTTCATACAGTTAATGGCAACTTTCGTTGGAGGTTTTGTCATAGCATTCATCAAGGGATGGCTTCTAACTGTTGTCATGCTATCTTGCATACCACTTCTTGTCTTGTCTGGTGCCATGGTAGGCGTCGCTATTACAAAAGCATCATCCAACGGACAAGCAGCTTATTCTACAGCTGCAAGTGTGGTAGAGCAGACCATAGGTTCAATCAGAACT GTTGCATCATTCACTGGGGAGAAGCAGTCTATAGTCAAATATAACCAGTCCTTAATCAAAGCATACAAGACAGTAGTGCAAGAGGCACTAGCTTCTGGTTTGGGGTTTGGTTCACTCTATTTTGTAGTCATCTGCAGTTATGGTTTGGCTGTATGGTTTGGAGGGAAAATGGTAATAGAGAAAGGATATACCGGAGGGGATGTTGTGACTGTGATTTTTGCTGTTTTGACTGGCTCCAT GTCTCTTGGGCAGGCATCTCCAAGCTTGAGTGCTTTCGCTGCTGGACAAGCTGCAGCCTTTAAGATGTTTGAAACGATTAAAAGGAAGCCAGAGATTGATTCTTATGATGCTACTGGTCGGAAGCTTGATGATATTCGTGGAGATATAGAACTCAGGGAGGTTTGCTTTAGTTATCCTACAAGACCAGATGAACTGATATTCAATGGATTTTCACTTTCAATACCAAGTGGTACAACTGCAGCTTTGGTAGGGCAAAGTGGGAGTGGAAAATCCACTGTTGTTAGTTTGATAGAGAGATTCTATGATCCTCGGGCCGGTGAAGTTCTAATTGATGGTATCAACCTTAGAGAATTTCAACTGAAATGGATCAGACAGAAAATAGGCCTAGTCAGTCAGGAACCAGTTCTCTTTACTTGTAGCATTAAAGAGAATATTGCCTATGGCAAGGATGGTGCAACTGATGATGAAATCAGAGCTGCAGCAGAACTTGCTAATGCTGCCAAATTTATAGATAAACTACCTCAG GGAATCGACACAATGGTTGGTGAACATGGAACTCAGCTCTCTGGGGGTCAAAAGCAGAGAGTTGCAATAGCAAGAGCAATTTTAAAAGATCCAAGAATCCTGCTTCTGGACGAAGCTACAAGTGCCCTTGATGCTGAATCTGAGAGAATTGTACAAGAGGCACTTGACAGAATAATGATAAACCGAACAACTGTCATTGTAGCCCACCGCCTAAGTACTATAAAGAATGCTGATACCATTGCTGTTATTCATCAAGGAAAAATAGTTGAAAGAG GTTCGCATGCTGAGCTCACCAGGGATCCTGATGGAGCCTATAGCCAGCTCATTAGACTGCAAGAAATAAAGGGATCAGGACAGAATGCTGCAAATGACACAGACAAGCAAGAAAGTTCAGTGCATTCCGGAAGAATATCAAATCAAAGATCTTTTTCCTCAGCATCTTTAAGCCAAAGGTCATCTGGAGTTGGAAACAGTGGCCATCACTCATTCTCAGCTTCATATGGCATACCCCCAACAGTTGGATTCTTGGAGCCAGTTGGTGGAGAAGCTTCCCCTTCAACAGTTTCTTCGCCACCAGAAGTGCCTCTTTATCGCCTGGCCTATTTAAACAAGCCTGAGATTCCAGTCTTACTGGTAGGGACTATAGCTGCAGTGTTAAATGGAGTAATCTTACCTGTTTTTGGGCTCTTGCTTTCCAAAATGATAAGTATTTTCTATGAGCCAGCTGATGAACTCCGCAAAGATTCTAAAGTTTGGGCACTAGTATTTGTTGGCCTTGGCGTGGCATCGTTAGTAATTTTTCCATGTAGATTCTACTTTTTTGGTGTTGCCGGTGGTAAGTTGATCAAAAGAATCCGGGAAATGTGTTTTGAGAAACTAGTTCACATGGAAGTTAGCTGGTTTGATGAAGCTGAGCATTCAAGCGGAGCACTTGGAGCAAGGCTCTCTACTGATGCAGCTTCAGTTAGAGGTTTGGTTGGGGATGCACTCGGCTTGCTGGTTCAAAATATTGCTACTGCAATAGCTGGCTTGGTAATTGCTTTTGTAGCCAGCTGGCAGCTTGCTCTTGTAATCCTTGCTTTGGTGCCTCTGTTAGGATTAAATGGATATTTTCAGTTGAAGTTCTTGCAAGGGTTCAGTGGAGATTCCAAG AAATTGTATGAGGAAGCAAGTCAGGTGGCGAATGATGCTGTGGGGAGTATAAGAACAGTTGCTTCTTTCTGTGCAGAGGAGAAGGTGATGGAGTTATACCAGGAAAGATGTGAGGGACCAATTAAGACAGGAATAAGGAGAGGGATAGTAAGTGGAGTTAGTTTTGGGATATCATTCTTCGTGCTGTATGCAGTTTATGCATGCAGTTTTTATGCTGGAGCTCGTCTTGTAGAGGATGGCCAAACAACATTCTCAGATGTTTTCCGT GTCTTTTTTGCCCTCAGCATGGCAGCTATAGGAATCTCTCAATCTGGGTCCTTGGCCCCAGATTCAACTAAAGCTAAAAGTGCAGCTGCTTCCATATTTGCTATTCTAGATCGGAAGTCGCAAATAGACCCCAGTGATGAATCTGGAATGACATTGGAAGAAGTAAAGGGAGAAATTGAGTTTAACAATGTCAGTTTCAAGTATCCTACCAGACCTGATGTTCAAATATTCAGAGATTTTTGCTTGACCATTCACAGTGGCAAG ACAGTAGCACTGGTTGGAGAAAGTGGAAGTGGAAAATCAACTGCGATCTCATTACTACAAAGATTTTATGACCCAGACTCAGGTCACATCACACTGGATGGAAAAGAAATCCAAACGCTGCAAGTGAAGTGGCTAAGGCAACAGATGGGCCTGGTAAGCCAAGAGCCTGTGCTGTTCAATGAGACCATCAGAGCCAATATTGCATATGGAAAAGGAGGAAATGCAACCGAGGCAGAAATCATAGCTGCTGCAGAACTGGCAAATGCTCACAAGTTCATTAGTAGTTTGCAGAAG GGTTATGACACAATAGTAGGGGAGCGAGGAGTTCAATTATCTGGGGGACAAAAGCAAAGAGTGGCAATTGCACGAGCTATAGTGAAGAATCCAAAGATTTTACTATTAGATGAAGCCACCAGTGCACTTGATGCCGAGTCTGAAAAAGTGGTTCAGGATGCACTTGACCGTGTCATGGTGGACCGAACCACAATAGTAGTAGCTCATAGATTATCCACTATTAAGGGTGCAGATTTAATTGCAGTAGTTAAGAATGGGGTCATAGCAGAGAAAGGAAAGCATGAAACGTTACTCCGTAAGGGTGGTAACTATGCTTCTTTAGTAGCATTGCACACAAGTGCTTCTTCATCTTAG